The proteins below come from a single Ictalurus furcatus strain D&B chromosome 15, Billie_1.0, whole genome shotgun sequence genomic window:
- the l3mbtl1 gene encoding lethal(3)malignant brain tumor-like protein 1 isoform X2, translated as MSRDPELLKPMKKRRRRDYLSPSEEDSEPEPMEGKAEDLKTEGQEKTDAKAESWSWAQYLEEQKAVAAPSKLFQESQRVPESPNNFSQGMKLEGIDPQHPSMYFVLTVAEVCGYRLRLHFDGYSDCHDFWVNANSPDIHSPGWCESTGHKLHTPKGFKEEEFSWSSYLKLSKAQAAPQELFSEPGNIETDEEYGFEVGLKLEAVDRMNPSLICVATVTDIVGKRFLVHFDNWDDTYDYWCDARSPYIHPIGWCKERALPLTPPQDYPEPGRFSWERYLDETGSTAVPADAFKVRPPHGFQVNMKLEVVDKRSPALIRVASVQEVDTHRIKIHFDGWSHVYDEWMDSDHPDIHPAGWCESTGHPLKPPPSTPPSVPQPSPRESAAVTPPSFASTPCKTGPNSRSSSKYSFHNRKCPTPGCDGSGHVTGRFTAHHCISGCPLAERNQGRVKTDLSDTEGSKRNLLVFGQRAKKSRYHGRIGRPPKYRKNQQRAYQNMTSESMYPSLFMSALTASSDRTLSLCWEQHCKLLPGVAGIHASQVATWSVDEVFGFVQNLIGCEEQARLFKDEMIDGEAFLLLTQTDIVKIMSIKLGPALKIYNAILMFKSTDEGL; from the exons ATGTCTCGAGACCCGGAACTCCTGAAGCcgatgaagaagaggaggaggagggattATTTAAGCCCCTCCGAGGAAGACTCCGAGCCTGAGCCGATG gAAGGGAAAGCTGAAGACCTAAAAACAGAAGGACAAGAAAaaacag ACGCTAAAGCCGAGTCGTGGTCGTGGGCGCAGTATCTGGAGGAGCAGAAGGCCGTTGCGGCTCCGAGCAAACTCTTCCAAGAG TCACAGCGAGTTCCTGAAAGTCCCAACAACTTTAGTCAAGGTATGAAGTTGGAAGGAATCGACCCCCAACATCCCTCCATGTACTTCGTCCTGACTGTGGCTGAG GTTTGCGGTTATAGATTACGTCTCCATTTTGACGGTTACTCAGACTGCCATGACTTTTGGGTCAACGCTAACTCCCCTGATATCCACTCTCCGGGGTGGTGTGAGAGCACGGGGCACAAACTACACACTCCTAAAG GGTTTAAAGAAGAGGAGTTTTCATGGTCCAGCTATTTAAAGCTCTCCAAAGCACAAGCCGCTCCACAGGAACTGTTCAGCGAGCCGGGAAAT ATCGAGACCGACGAGGAGTACGGCTTCGAGGTCGGATTAAAGCTGGAAGCTGTGGACCGCATGAACCCGTCTCTGATCTGCGTTGCCACGGTGACCGACATCGTGGGCAAACGGTTCCTAGTGCACTTTGACAACTGGGACGATACGTACGATTACTG GTGCGATGCTCGAAGTCCGTACATTCACCCCATTGGCTGGTGTAAAGAGAGGGCCCTCCCCCTGACACCTCCACAAG ATTATCCCGAGCCGGGTCGGTTCTCCTGGGAGCGTTACCTGGACGAGACCGGATCCACGGCGGTGCCTGCGGACGCTTTTAAAGTG CGTCCTCCTCACGGCTTCCAGGTGAACATGAAGCTGGAGGTGGTGGATAAGAGGAGTCCGGCGCTGATCCGTGTGGCCAGCGTACAGGAAGTGGACACGCACAGGATTAAA ATCCATTTCGACGGTTGGAGTCATGTGTATGACGAGTGGATGGACTCTGATCATCCTGATATTCACCCCGCTGGATGGTGTGAGAGCACGGGTCATCCTCTAAAACCTCCTCCCTCGACCCCGCCCAGTGTCCCGCAACcta GTCCGAGGGAAAGCGCAGCTGTAACTCCGCCCAGTTTCGCCTCAACGCCATGTAAAACCGGCCCGAATTCCCGCAGCTCCTCCAAATACAGCTTCCACAACAG gaagtgccCTACTCCTGGGTGTGACGGCTCAGGTCACGTGACCGGACGTTTTACAGCGCATCACTGTATATCCGGCTGCCCGCTGGCTGAGAGGAATCAAGGGCGGGTCAAAACGGACCTATCGGATACGGAGGGATCCAAACGCAACCTCCTCGTCTTCGGCCAGAGGGCTAAAAAGTCTCGCTACCATGGCAG GATTGGCCGTCCTCCGAAATATCGAAAGAATCAACAGCGAGCCTATCAAA acaTGACTTCAGAGAGCATGTATCCCTCCCTGTTCATGTCTGCACTGACGGCGAGTTCAGAtcggactctctctctctgctgggAGCAGCACTGCAAGCTCCTGCCTGGTGTCGCAGGAATTCACGCCAGTCAAGTAGCTACATGGAGCGTAGATGAA GTGTTCGGCTTCGTGCAGAATCTTATCGGGTGTGAGGAGCAGGCGCGGCTTTTCAAAGACGAA ATGATCGACGGAGAGGCGTTCCTCCTGCTGACTCAAACGGATATAGTGAAGATCATGAGCATCAAGTTGGGACCGGCCCTGAAGATCTACAACGCCATT
- the l3mbtl1 gene encoding lethal(3)malignant brain tumor-like protein 1 isoform X1, with translation MSRDPELLKPMKKRRRRDYLSPSEEDSEPEPMEGKAEDLKTEGQEKTGTDAKAESWSWAQYLEEQKAVAAPSKLFQESQRVPESPNNFSQGMKLEGIDPQHPSMYFVLTVAEVCGYRLRLHFDGYSDCHDFWVNANSPDIHSPGWCESTGHKLHTPKGFKEEEFSWSSYLKLSKAQAAPQELFSEPGNIETDEEYGFEVGLKLEAVDRMNPSLICVATVTDIVGKRFLVHFDNWDDTYDYWCDARSPYIHPIGWCKERALPLTPPQDYPEPGRFSWERYLDETGSTAVPADAFKVRPPHGFQVNMKLEVVDKRSPALIRVASVQEVDTHRIKIHFDGWSHVYDEWMDSDHPDIHPAGWCESTGHPLKPPPSTPPSVPQPSPRESAAVTPPSFASTPCKTGPNSRSSSKYSFHNRKCPTPGCDGSGHVTGRFTAHHCISGCPLAERNQGRVKTDLSDTEGSKRNLLVFGQRAKKSRYHGRIGRPPKYRKNQQRAYQNMTSESMYPSLFMSALTASSDRTLSLCWEQHCKLLPGVAGIHASQVATWSVDEVFGFVQNLIGCEEQARLFKDEMIDGEAFLLLTQTDIVKIMSIKLGPALKIYNAILMFKSTDEGL, from the exons ATGTCTCGAGACCCGGAACTCCTGAAGCcgatgaagaagaggaggaggagggattATTTAAGCCCCTCCGAGGAAGACTCCGAGCCTGAGCCGATG gAAGGGAAAGCTGAAGACCTAAAAACAGAAGGACAAGAAAaaacag GAACAGACGCTAAAGCCGAGTCGTGGTCGTGGGCGCAGTATCTGGAGGAGCAGAAGGCCGTTGCGGCTCCGAGCAAACTCTTCCAAGAG TCACAGCGAGTTCCTGAAAGTCCCAACAACTTTAGTCAAGGTATGAAGTTGGAAGGAATCGACCCCCAACATCCCTCCATGTACTTCGTCCTGACTGTGGCTGAG GTTTGCGGTTATAGATTACGTCTCCATTTTGACGGTTACTCAGACTGCCATGACTTTTGGGTCAACGCTAACTCCCCTGATATCCACTCTCCGGGGTGGTGTGAGAGCACGGGGCACAAACTACACACTCCTAAAG GGTTTAAAGAAGAGGAGTTTTCATGGTCCAGCTATTTAAAGCTCTCCAAAGCACAAGCCGCTCCACAGGAACTGTTCAGCGAGCCGGGAAAT ATCGAGACCGACGAGGAGTACGGCTTCGAGGTCGGATTAAAGCTGGAAGCTGTGGACCGCATGAACCCGTCTCTGATCTGCGTTGCCACGGTGACCGACATCGTGGGCAAACGGTTCCTAGTGCACTTTGACAACTGGGACGATACGTACGATTACTG GTGCGATGCTCGAAGTCCGTACATTCACCCCATTGGCTGGTGTAAAGAGAGGGCCCTCCCCCTGACACCTCCACAAG ATTATCCCGAGCCGGGTCGGTTCTCCTGGGAGCGTTACCTGGACGAGACCGGATCCACGGCGGTGCCTGCGGACGCTTTTAAAGTG CGTCCTCCTCACGGCTTCCAGGTGAACATGAAGCTGGAGGTGGTGGATAAGAGGAGTCCGGCGCTGATCCGTGTGGCCAGCGTACAGGAAGTGGACACGCACAGGATTAAA ATCCATTTCGACGGTTGGAGTCATGTGTATGACGAGTGGATGGACTCTGATCATCCTGATATTCACCCCGCTGGATGGTGTGAGAGCACGGGTCATCCTCTAAAACCTCCTCCCTCGACCCCGCCCAGTGTCCCGCAACcta GTCCGAGGGAAAGCGCAGCTGTAACTCCGCCCAGTTTCGCCTCAACGCCATGTAAAACCGGCCCGAATTCCCGCAGCTCCTCCAAATACAGCTTCCACAACAG gaagtgccCTACTCCTGGGTGTGACGGCTCAGGTCACGTGACCGGACGTTTTACAGCGCATCACTGTATATCCGGCTGCCCGCTGGCTGAGAGGAATCAAGGGCGGGTCAAAACGGACCTATCGGATACGGAGGGATCCAAACGCAACCTCCTCGTCTTCGGCCAGAGGGCTAAAAAGTCTCGCTACCATGGCAG GATTGGCCGTCCTCCGAAATATCGAAAGAATCAACAGCGAGCCTATCAAA acaTGACTTCAGAGAGCATGTATCCCTCCCTGTTCATGTCTGCACTGACGGCGAGTTCAGAtcggactctctctctctgctgggAGCAGCACTGCAAGCTCCTGCCTGGTGTCGCAGGAATTCACGCCAGTCAAGTAGCTACATGGAGCGTAGATGAA GTGTTCGGCTTCGTGCAGAATCTTATCGGGTGTGAGGAGCAGGCGCGGCTTTTCAAAGACGAA ATGATCGACGGAGAGGCGTTCCTCCTGCTGACTCAAACGGATATAGTGAAGATCATGAGCATCAAGTTGGGACCGGCCCTGAAGATCTACAACGCCATT